A section of the Flavobacterium ardleyense genome encodes:
- the smpB gene encoding SsrA-binding protein SmpB, which yields MLKTINIYNKRARFDYEVIETFNAGIVLAGTEIKSIRMGKANITESFCEFSNNELFAINTYIEEYTFGNQFNHKARSERKLLLKKKELKGLARSVQAKGLTIVPLRLFTNEKGLAKLEIGLCRGKKTYDKRESLKEQDTKRDLQRIKKNFNN from the coding sequence ATGCTGAAAACCATAAATATTTACAATAAGAGAGCTCGATTTGATTATGAAGTAATTGAAACATTCAACGCGGGAATAGTTCTGGCTGGAACAGAAATTAAATCTATCCGAATGGGAAAGGCTAATATTACTGAGAGCTTTTGCGAATTTAGTAATAACGAATTATTTGCAATCAATACTTATATTGAAGAATATACTTTTGGGAATCAGTTTAACCACAAAGCACGTTCAGAACGTAAATTGTTATTAAAGAAAAAGGAACTAAAAGGACTAGCTCGTAGCGTTCAAGCCAAAGGACTGACTATTGTTCCACTTCGATTGTTTACAAACGAAAAAGGTTTGGCAAAATTAGAAATTGGACTTTGTCGAGGTAAGAAAACCTATGACAAGCGCGAATCTCTCAAAGAACAAGATACAAAGAGAGATTTGCAACGAATCAAGAAAAATTTCAATAACTAA
- a CDS encoding Maf-like protein, translating into MVFYKNLNNTNIILASGSPRRQQFFLDLNIKFEVRLKEIEEVYPPHLAAAEIPQFLAELKANAFKDDLKDNDLLITSDTIVWLNDKALGKPNNYNDAFAMLREMSGKVHDVITSVCFMTSKETEIITEITKVYFNTLNDQEIEYYINTFEPYDKAGAYGIQDWIGLIAVKKIEGSYANVMGMPVDKVYEYLKNF; encoded by the coding sequence ATGGTATTTTATAAAAATTTAAACAATACGAATATAATACTAGCTTCAGGCTCTCCTCGCCGACAGCAGTTTTTTCTAGATTTAAATATAAAGTTTGAAGTTCGACTTAAAGAAATTGAAGAAGTATATCCCCCTCATTTGGCTGCAGCCGAAATTCCGCAGTTTTTAGCTGAGCTAAAAGCAAATGCATTTAAAGATGATTTAAAGGATAATGATTTGCTAATTACGAGTGACACTATAGTTTGGCTAAACGATAAGGCGCTTGGTAAGCCAAATAATTATAATGATGCGTTTGCGATGTTACGCGAAATGTCTGGAAAAGTTCACGATGTTATTACCTCGGTTTGTTTTATGACAAGCAAAGAGACTGAAATTATTACCGAAATCACAAAGGTTTACTTCAATACTCTTAATGACCAAGAAATTGAATATTATATTAATACTTTTGAACCCTACGACAAAGCCGGCGCATACGGAATTCAGGATTGGATTGGTTTAATTGCCGTCAAAAAGATTGAAGGTTCATACGCTAATGTGATGGGAATGCCAGTAGATAAAGTCTATGAATATTTAAAAAACTTTTAG
- a CDS encoding mechanosensitive ion channel domain-containing protein — MRLLELYQEQIIASAAILIVAIIIRWSLIKVIKKTAVITQILDRRANLVIKYMSILITILSVISLFVVWGVKTHNVIAALSAVITVIGIAFFAQWSILSNITAGMIVFFSFPFRIGDYIKIDDADHSVEGEILDIRAFHTILRNQEKIITTYPNTLLLQRAVSILPNGFISTKSVDIKEITD; from the coding sequence ATGCGTTTATTAGAATTATATCAAGAGCAAATAATTGCATCGGCGGCTATACTGATTGTGGCGATTATAATTCGATGGAGCTTAATAAAAGTTATCAAAAAAACGGCTGTAATTACGCAAATTCTTGATAGGCGAGCAAATCTCGTTATTAAGTATATGAGTATTTTAATAACAATTTTAAGTGTTATTTCACTGTTTGTGGTTTGGGGCGTAAAGACCCACAATGTTATTGCTGCTTTGTCGGCGGTAATTACTGTAATTGGAATCGCATTTTTTGCTCAGTGGTCTATCCTTAGTAATATTACTGCTGGCATGATTGTATTTTTCTCCTTCCCATTTAGGATTGGCGATTACATCAAGATAGACGATGCAGACCATTCTGTAGAAGGCGAGATTTTGGACATACGTGCATTTCATACCATTTTGCGCAATCAAGAGAAAATTATTACCACTTACCCAAATACACTTTTACTACAACGAGCAGTATCTATCTTACCAAACGGATTCATATCCACAAAGTCGGTTGATATAAAGGAAATTACTGACTAA
- a CDS encoding protein-L-isoaspartate(D-aspartate) O-methyltransferase: protein MKDTGKHQGLRNQLVQTLQQKGIKDSNVLKAIASIPRHLFLNSSFADYAYQDKAFPIAAGQTISQPYTVAFQTELLQVKTGDKVLEIGTGSGYQTAVLCGVGAKVYSVERQNELFKQTSLLLPKLGINPKHLSFGDGYKGLPLHAPFDSIIVTAGAPFIPQPLMAQLKIGGRLVIPLGEDHQIMTLLIRKTESQFEKHEFGEFRFVPLLENKN, encoded by the coding sequence TTGAAAGATACTGGAAAACATCAAGGGCTTAGAAATCAACTTGTTCAAACATTACAGCAAAAAGGGATTAAGGATAGCAATGTTCTAAAAGCCATTGCAAGTATTCCGCGACACCTTTTTTTAAATTCAAGTTTCGCAGATTATGCCTATCAGGATAAGGCGTTTCCAATTGCCGCTGGACAGACAATCTCTCAACCTTACACTGTAGCTTTTCAGACCGAACTTCTACAAGTTAAGACCGGAGACAAAGTTCTTGAAATTGGTACTGGATCTGGCTATCAGACGGCAGTTTTGTGCGGAGTAGGTGCAAAAGTTTATAGCGTTGAGCGACAAAATGAGCTCTTTAAGCAAACGTCTTTATTGCTTCCAAAGCTTGGTATCAATCCAAAACACCTATCTTTTGGTGATGGCTACAAAGGTCTGCCTTTGCACGCACCGTTTGACAGTATAATTGTTACAGCGGGCGCACCCTTTATTCCACAGCCACTGATGGCACAATTAAAGATAGGAGGTAGACTTGTAATTCCGTTAGGCGAAGACCATCAAATAATGACCTTGTTAATAAGGAAGACGGAAAGCCAATTTGAAAAACATGAATTTGGAGAATTTAGATTCGTGCCATTATTAGAAAACAAGAATTAA
- a CDS encoding MlaE family ABC transporter permease, whose amino-acid sequence MKVVRNTFSRGFEFQEFLKQCFQIGNKSLALIGITGIIIGLVLTIQSRPVLVNFGAESMLPGMVAISIIREMGPVITALICAGKIGSSMGAELGSMRVTEQIEAMEVSSTNPFKYLIVPRVLAATLMIPVLTLYADGLGIIGSWAGANIKGDVSFVLFISQAFSSVQFADLFPAIIKTFFFGLVIGLVGCYKGYNAGRGTESVGKAANSAVVMASLLVIIVDLIAVQITDLLK is encoded by the coding sequence ATGAAAGTCGTTCGAAATACATTTTCACGCGGATTTGAATTTCAAGAATTTCTTAAACAATGTTTCCAAATCGGAAATAAATCGCTCGCATTAATTGGAATTACTGGGATTATAATTGGATTGGTCTTAACCATTCAATCACGTCCAGTACTGGTGAATTTTGGTGCAGAAAGTATGTTGCCAGGCATGGTTGCGATTTCTATTATACGCGAAATGGGACCAGTAATTACTGCACTTATCTGCGCTGGTAAAATTGGTTCAAGTATGGGTGCTGAATTGGGATCGATGCGAGTTACTGAACAAATTGAAGCAATGGAAGTAAGCTCGACTAACCCTTTCAAGTATTTAATTGTGCCGAGAGTATTAGCGGCTACCTTAATGATTCCTGTTTTAACCTTGTATGCGGATGGCTTGGGAATAATTGGAAGTTGGGCCGGAGCAAATATAAAAGGAGATGTGAGTTTTGTTTTATTTATCTCGCAAGCTTTTTCTTCGGTACAGTTTGCTGATTTATTTCCAGCAATTATTAAGACCTTTTTCTTTGGACTTGTAATAGGTCTGGTGGGATGTTATAAAGGATATAATGCAGGCCGTGGAACGGAGAGTGTGGGAAAAGCAGCAAATTCTGCTGTAGTTATGGCATCACTACTTGTAATTATTGTGGATTTAATCGCTGTACAGATAACTGATTTATTGAAATAA
- a CDS encoding AI-2E family transporter has product MKETITLPFYVKFSLLLISLVIIFAAIYLGQDVLVPLLLALLFAILLEPIAKFLNRKVKLPHVIAALLTVFLFIAFFAAIILFLSWQVSDVVEDFAMIKKNLYLHIDNLQNLVYQHFNLNKQEQKKMLDDATEGSTKMVGTTLLSVTDTIFNAILVPILTFLIILYKNHFIKFLCKLFSDEHKEKLREILSQIKVSIQSYIVGLMIQMVTVSTLTSIGYSIIGVKYAILLGVITGLLNLIPYIGILMAALLSMAATLSGTPDVTIIFGVIAVNIVVQFIDNNILVPLIVSSKVEMNALASIIGIIIGGSLAGFSGMFLAIPILAICKVIFDRVESLEPWGYLLGDDLPKKFKWKKMHFSSFDGYNAESETTDPMAPKVVYTETNGDSDSKKQNED; this is encoded by the coding sequence ATGAAAGAAACAATTACGCTTCCATTTTATGTAAAGTTTTCATTGTTGCTAATAAGTTTAGTAATTATTTTTGCTGCAATTTATCTTGGGCAAGACGTGCTTGTTCCATTATTGCTTGCATTGTTATTTGCAATTTTATTGGAACCTATTGCAAAATTTTTAAATAGAAAAGTAAAACTGCCGCATGTAATCGCTGCCTTGCTAACCGTTTTCCTATTTATAGCGTTTTTTGCTGCTATTATTCTTTTCCTTTCTTGGCAAGTAAGCGATGTTGTAGAAGATTTTGCAATGATTAAGAAAAACCTCTACCTCCATATAGATAACTTACAAAATCTAGTTTATCAACATTTCAATCTTAACAAACAAGAGCAGAAAAAAATGTTAGATGATGCAACTGAAGGTTCGACGAAAATGGTTGGAACTACGCTCCTATCGGTTACCGATACCATTTTTAACGCTATTTTGGTTCCTATCCTTACATTTTTAATAATATTATACAAAAATCACTTTATTAAATTTTTATGCAAACTATTTTCTGATGAGCATAAAGAGAAGTTAAGAGAGATCTTGAGCCAAATTAAAGTTTCAATTCAGAGTTATATCGTTGGATTGATGATACAAATGGTGACTGTGTCTACCCTTACATCTATAGGTTACAGCATAATAGGAGTTAAATATGCCATCTTGCTGGGAGTAATAACAGGATTGTTAAATTTAATCCCGTACATTGGTATATTGATGGCGGCGCTTTTAAGTATGGCTGCAACCTTGAGTGGAACTCCTGATGTTACAATTATTTTTGGAGTAATTGCTGTAAATATTGTAGTTCAATTTATTGATAACAATATATTAGTTCCTCTAATAGTAAGTTCAAAGGTGGAGATGAACGCCTTGGCAAGTATTATAGGGATTATAATTGGTGGATCATTAGCTGGATTTTCTGGGATGTTTTTAGCAATACCTATTTTGGCTATTTGCAAAGTAATATTTGACAGAGTAGAATCGCTAGAACCTTGGGGGTATTTACTTGGCGACGACTTACCGAAAAAATTTAAATGGAAAAAAATGCATTTTTCGTCATTCGATGGATATAATGCCGAATCTGAAACAACAGATCCTATGGCACCTAAAGTAGTTTATACAGAAACAAATGGGGATTCAGATTCTAAAAAACAAAACGAAGACTAA
- a CDS encoding BamA/TamA family outer membrane protein: MSQVKDSIVVKDSTVVYEKIEKFSEKRKFTKFVHKLIFQPVKSRNSGKTNRVKRVKPISYRKYEGKIIRNITITTLDPFGYSETDTTRRPTKKLSELGNKAHIKTKQFAIRNILLIKKNQPLDSLLMKESERLIRTQQFVRGVVVQPIIIASSKDSVDVDIRVLDSWSLIPNISGSTSRTNFYLKERNFLGMGHQWENRYQRELDTKKNAYSTKYTIPNMMNTFISTAVEYDIDLDDNYRKSLDFERPFVSAFTRWGAGVYFDQQFQSDTIANQENIYKSQNFKYNSQDYWAGVSFNIFKGGVQNDRTTNLIFTARFLNKDYVERPEVAFDTISFYSSEKFFLTGLALTSRKYVQDKYIFNYGVIEDVPVGRIIGISAGTLRKNGYNYPYAGAKFSIGRYYDWGYISGNSEYGTFFANNSTVRTAFTVQANYFTNLLPFHNWNIRQFVKFRSVIGNNREHSKGDMININEENGINGFNSSELYGDKKMMLTLQTQGYSPWNLGGFRVNPYMSYTFAMLGDTTADLFSSRLYSQAVIGVIISNDYLVFSSFQLSLAYYPSLPGDGRNLIKTNSFKTSDFGFQDFEIGKPEPVDYR; encoded by the coding sequence ATGTCTCAAGTAAAAGATTCGATAGTAGTAAAGGACTCAACGGTAGTATACGAGAAAATTGAAAAGTTTTCAGAGAAAAGAAAATTTACAAAATTTGTTCATAAGCTGATTTTCCAGCCAGTTAAGTCACGTAATAGTGGTAAGACGAATAGGGTGAAAAGAGTAAAACCAATCTCATATAGAAAATATGAAGGTAAAATTATTCGAAATATAACAATTACAACTTTGGATCCCTTTGGATATTCAGAAACTGATACAACTCGCAGGCCTACCAAAAAACTTTCGGAATTAGGAAATAAAGCCCACATTAAAACAAAACAGTTTGCAATAAGGAATATCCTTCTTATTAAGAAAAACCAACCCTTAGACTCACTATTAATGAAAGAATCTGAGCGACTCATTCGTACGCAACAATTTGTTCGTGGAGTTGTCGTTCAGCCTATTATTATTGCTAGCAGCAAAGATTCCGTAGACGTTGACATACGTGTTTTGGATTCATGGAGTCTGATTCCCAATATTTCAGGATCCACCAGCAGGACCAATTTTTATCTTAAGGAACGTAATTTCTTAGGAATGGGACATCAGTGGGAAAATAGATACCAACGAGAATTGGATACTAAAAAAAATGCTTATAGTACTAAGTATACAATTCCGAATATGATGAATACCTTCATCAGTACTGCGGTTGAGTATGATATTGATTTAGATGATAATTATCGAAAATCACTAGATTTTGAACGGCCATTTGTTTCAGCATTTACTCGCTGGGGAGCAGGAGTTTACTTTGATCAGCAGTTTCAATCCGACACCATTGCCAACCAAGAAAACATTTACAAATCACAAAATTTCAAATATAATTCTCAGGATTACTGGGCGGGAGTATCATTTAACATCTTTAAAGGTGGTGTTCAAAATGATCGAACGACCAATCTCATTTTTACCGCTCGTTTTCTTAATAAAGACTATGTAGAACGTCCCGAAGTAGCCTTTGATACTATAAGTTTTTACAGCAGCGAAAAATTCTTTCTCACCGGATTAGCGTTGACCTCTAGAAAGTATGTTCAAGATAAATATATTTTTAATTATGGGGTAATCGAGGATGTTCCGGTTGGTCGAATTATTGGCATTTCTGCAGGAACATTGAGAAAGAATGGCTATAATTATCCTTACGCTGGAGCTAAATTTTCGATTGGTCGCTATTACGACTGGGGCTATATTAGTGGCAATAGTGAGTACGGAACTTTCTTTGCGAACAATTCGACCGTTAGAACTGCATTTACTGTGCAGGCTAATTATTTTACTAATTTATTGCCGTTTCATAACTGGAATATTAGACAATTTGTAAAATTTAGGTCGGTAATTGGAAATAACAGAGAACATTCAAAGGGTGATATGATTAATATTAATGAAGAGAATGGTATTAATGGTTTTAACTCTTCAGAATTATACGGCGACAAGAAAATGATGCTGACCTTACAAACTCAAGGTTATTCTCCTTGGAATTTGGGAGGATTTAGAGTTAATCCTTATATGAGTTATACGTTTGCAATGTTGGGCGATACAACAGCCGATTTGTTTTCTAGCAGATTGTATTCTCAGGCAGTGATTGGTGTTATAATTAGTAATGATTATTTAGTATTTAGTTCATTTCAACTCTCACTTGCCTACTACCCTTCTTTACCTGGCGATGGTCGAAATTTAATTAAAACCAATAGCTTTAAGACTAGCGATTTTGGTTTTCAGGATTTTGAAATCGGAAAACCGGAGCCGGTTGATTATCGGTAA
- a CDS encoding MlaD family protein, with product MANQTPKFKVRLGLFVIVGIGLFMLAIFIIGKQKNLFDPVFTLSTRFSNVSGLQVGNSVRFAGINIGTVDRITIVNDTTIQVKMLIKEDVRKFIKVDSEAGIGSEGIIGDKIVTISNGASDSKSITDNQLIASNEPVEMDEIVQSLEITAGNAAIASEEITQILYKINKGEGTLGRLINDEAIANNLDKTIGNLKQGTKGLSENMEAAKDNFLLRGFFKKKEKAEKKRLKEIEKAKEKAEKEKQRALEEKEKEANK from the coding sequence ATGGCAAATCAAACACCAAAATTTAAAGTTCGTCTAGGTCTATTCGTCATCGTAGGAATTGGTCTATTTATGCTTGCCATATTTATAATAGGTAAGCAAAAAAATCTCTTTGATCCAGTATTTACCTTGTCTACACGTTTCAGCAATGTGAGCGGACTACAAGTTGGAAATTCTGTCAGATTTGCGGGTATTAATATAGGAACAGTAGATCGAATTACGATTGTTAACGATACCACTATTCAGGTTAAAATGCTTATAAAAGAAGACGTTAGAAAATTTATCAAAGTTGATTCGGAGGCTGGAATTGGTTCTGAGGGGATTATTGGCGATAAGATCGTTACCATTTCGAACGGCGCGTCAGATTCAAAATCTATTACAGATAATCAACTTATAGCTTCGAATGAGCCTGTTGAAATGGACGAAATAGTACAGAGCTTGGAAATTACGGCTGGAAATGCAGCGATTGCTTCAGAGGAAATAACGCAAATTCTTTACAAAATAAACAAAGGTGAAGGAACGTTAGGACGCCTAATTAACGATGAAGCTATTGCTAATAATTTAGACAAAACAATTGGCAATCTTAAACAAGGAACCAAAGGTTTAAGTGAAAATATGGAGGCTGCCAAAGATAACTTCCTACTAAGAGGTTTCTTTAAGAAAAAGGAAAAGGCCGAAAAGAAGAGACTCAAAGAGATAGAAAAAGCAAAAGAGAAAGCCGAAAAAGAAAAGCAAAGAGCTTTGGAGGAAAAAGAAAAGGAAGCTAATAAATAG
- a CDS encoding ABC transporter ATP-binding protein — protein sequence MDDTKTNNEIIDASSKIAVEIKDLHLSFGSNHVVNGISLNLYDNENLVILGKSGTGKSVLIKCIVRLLKTDSGSIKIGDQDVTILNNEELNEVRKKIGFLFQSGALYDSMTVRENLEFPLKRTRKDLSKKEIDAKVLEALENVGLPDSIDKMPSELSGGMRKRISLARTIITDPEIMLYDEPTTGLDPVTSDEISLLINDVQKKYKTSSIIITHDIECVRTVADRVIMLKEGVVYKEGTLEEFETSDDEEISSFFKTKQNIKS from the coding sequence ATGGACGATACAAAGACAAATAATGAAATTATTGACGCGAGTTCGAAAATCGCAGTTGAGATTAAAGATCTTCACTTAAGTTTCGGTAGTAACCATGTGGTTAATGGAATTTCGCTAAATCTTTACGATAACGAGAATTTAGTAATCCTAGGAAAGTCAGGTACAGGGAAGTCGGTATTGATAAAATGTATCGTACGATTGCTCAAGACGGATTCGGGAAGTATAAAAATTGGAGACCAAGATGTAACTATTCTTAATAATGAAGAGTTGAATGAAGTCCGAAAAAAGATTGGATTTCTTTTTCAAAGCGGCGCATTATATGATTCTATGACCGTAAGAGAGAATTTGGAGTTTCCGCTTAAGCGAACTCGAAAAGATCTTTCCAAAAAAGAAATTGACGCTAAAGTATTAGAAGCTTTAGAGAATGTGGGACTTCCTGATTCTATAGACAAGATGCCTTCTGAGCTTTCTGGAGGAATGAGAAAGCGTATAAGCCTAGCTCGGACTATTATTACAGACCCCGAAATTATGTTGTATGATGAGCCAACAACGGGACTTGATCCTGTAACATCTGACGAAATTAGTTTGCTAATAAACGATGTTCAGAAAAAATATAAAACAAGCTCGATAATAATAACTCACGATATTGAATGTGTAAGGACAGTTGCAGATCGTGTTATAATGTTAAAAGAAGGAGTGGTCTATAAAGAAGGTACACTCGAAGAATTCGAAACAAGCGATGATGAGGAAATATCATCATTTTTTAAAACTAAACAAAATATTAAATCATAA
- a CDS encoding Gfo/Idh/MocA family protein, giving the protein MLKIGVLGAGHLGKIHLRLLQESDKFELVGFYDENQENGERVAKEFGYTQFRTIASLLTAVDVIDIVTPTLSHYKCAKVAIKSGKHIFIEKPISNSVEEAEEIIALAKEYNVKGQVGHVERFNPAFIAIKETIANPMFIESHRLAEFNPRGTDVPVVLDLMIHDIDIILSVVNSKVKEIHASGIAVISETPDIANARIKFENGCVANLTASRISLKNMRKSRFFQKDAYISVDFLEKKCEVVKMKEAPDVPGDFDMILQNAEGVKKQIYFANPDVEQNNAIFAELESFADAITTDQQTVVTLEQGTEALRVAYQVIDCFEKNNTLQ; this is encoded by the coding sequence ATGCTTAAAATAGGAGTTTTGGGTGCGGGCCACCTAGGTAAGATACACTTGCGATTACTTCAAGAATCTGATAAATTTGAACTTGTTGGCTTTTACGATGAAAACCAAGAAAATGGTGAAAGGGTTGCCAAGGAATTTGGTTATACACAATTTAGAACCATTGCATCTCTACTTACTGCTGTTGACGTTATAGATATTGTTACTCCTACTCTTTCTCATTATAAATGTGCAAAAGTTGCTATTAAATCTGGAAAACATATTTTTATAGAGAAACCAATTTCTAATTCAGTTGAGGAAGCAGAGGAAATTATTGCGCTTGCAAAGGAATATAATGTAAAGGGACAAGTGGGTCATGTGGAGCGGTTTAATCCTGCGTTTATAGCAATAAAAGAGACAATTGCTAATCCAATGTTTATAGAGTCACACCGACTTGCAGAGTTTAATCCACGAGGCACTGACGTACCTGTAGTTTTAGATTTGATGATTCATGATATTGATATTATTTTAAGTGTTGTAAATTCAAAAGTAAAAGAGATTCATGCTAGTGGAATTGCAGTTATTTCTGAAACTCCAGATATTGCCAATGCCCGAATCAAATTTGAAAATGGATGCGTTGCAAATCTGACAGCTTCTAGAATTTCTTTAAAAAACATGCGGAAATCAAGATTCTTTCAGAAAGACGCCTATATCTCTGTCGATTTTCTAGAAAAAAAATGCGAGGTCGTAAAAATGAAAGAAGCACCAGATGTACCTGGAGATTTTGATATGATCCTCCAGAATGCAGAAGGTGTAAAAAAACAAATCTATTTTGCAAATCCCGATGTGGAGCAAAACAACGCCATATTTGCTGAACTCGAAAGCTTTGCAGATGCTATAACAACCGACCAGCAAACGGTAGTAACTTTAGAACAGGGAACAGAAGCATTACGTGTTGCGTATCAGGTGATTGATTGTTTCGAAAAAAATAATACTTTACAATAA
- a CDS encoding glycosyltransferase, with protein MQNPCAKILLVTSYPPRECGIATYSYDLVSALKDKFDACLNIKICALENSTEQFSYDSEDVECVLNVDATNSFENITEKINSDNSLALVVFQHEFGFYAQHEKKFSTMLKEINKKSILAFHTILPNPNEAFLKNVCNICDCSDAVLVMTENSKEILVNEYNIVPKKISVIPHGTHFVDHENKQLLKNKYGFGERKVLSTFGLLSSGKSIETTLDALPKVIKTKPDVLFLIIGKTHPGVVKNEGEKYREFLEKKVSDLNLQNNVKFINKYVSLEELMEYLQLTDIYLFTSKDPNQAVSGTFVYAASCGCAIISTPMPHAIEFLKNDSGLIIPREDSEALAEAVNKLLFDVTLRTNMRMNGLHKIMTTVWENSALSHAKHFEDVSGNVIKLQYNNPQISFKHLYKMTTDFGIYQFSRLNEPDRTSGYTVDDNARAIIAVVAKISLDATEYDLLQLRKYLDFIAFCQQSNGSFLNYVDDKRIFTKQNFECNLEDSNGRALWALGSIVDGNEKIDSRLKIVAKKILEKTFNYISTIHSSRAMSFAIKGMYLYNKSQKNQEVSKLIIILADRLVQMYRHEAEQEWNWFESYLTYANSVLPEALLYAFLDSSDFKYKEIARESFKFLLSKTFNEVGEIKVISNNGWHHKGAEVQNFGEQPIDVAYTVLALEAFYEVYQDQKYLVKMKNSFDWFLGKNHLNRTIYNPCTGGCFDGLEEKNVNLNQGAESTISYLLARLSIERMFPSSVNSSLLATEITIT; from the coding sequence ATGCAAAATCCTTGTGCAAAGATATTGCTAGTAACTTCTTATCCACCGAGAGAATGTGGAATAGCGACCTATTCTTACGATTTAGTCAGCGCATTGAAGGACAAATTTGATGCCTGCTTAAATATAAAAATTTGTGCCTTAGAAAATTCCACTGAACAATTTAGCTACGATTCCGAAGATGTTGAATGTGTTTTAAATGTAGATGCTACGAATAGTTTTGAAAATATTACAGAAAAGATAAATTCTGACAATTCACTTGCATTAGTTGTATTTCAACACGAGTTTGGTTTCTATGCGCAACATGAAAAGAAATTTAGCACCATGCTGAAAGAGATAAATAAAAAATCTATTTTGGCTTTTCATACCATTTTACCAAACCCTAATGAAGCATTTTTGAAAAATGTTTGCAACATATGCGATTGCAGCGATGCGGTGCTGGTTATGACCGAGAATTCAAAAGAAATTCTTGTTAATGAATATAATATTGTACCAAAAAAAATAAGTGTTATTCCCCATGGTACTCACTTTGTTGATCATGAAAATAAACAATTGCTAAAGAATAAGTATGGATTTGGCGAGCGCAAAGTACTTTCGACATTTGGATTGCTTAGTTCGGGAAAGTCGATAGAAACTACCTTAGATGCGCTTCCTAAAGTTATCAAAACAAAGCCAGACGTGCTCTTTTTGATTATTGGAAAGACTCATCCGGGCGTAGTAAAAAATGAAGGAGAAAAATACCGCGAATTTTTAGAAAAAAAAGTTTCAGATTTAAATCTTCAAAACAACGTAAAATTTATCAATAAGTATGTCAGCCTAGAGGAGTTGATGGAATACTTGCAGCTCACAGATATTTATCTATTTACATCTAAAGATCCAAATCAGGCGGTGAGTGGAACTTTCGTCTATGCGGCTAGTTGTGGTTGTGCGATAATTAGCACACCAATGCCGCATGCGATTGAATTTTTAAAAAATGATTCGGGACTAATAATTCCCCGAGAAGATTCTGAAGCTTTAGCGGAGGCAGTTAACAAATTACTTTTTGATGTTACCTTACGCACCAATATGCGCATGAATGGTTTGCACAAAATAATGACAACTGTTTGGGAAAATTCTGCGTTATCTCATGCAAAGCATTTTGAAGATGTAAGTGGTAATGTCATAAAGCTTCAATATAACAATCCACAAATATCCTTTAAGCATTTATATAAAATGACCACGGATTTTGGAATCTATCAATTTTCTAGATTAAATGAACCGGATAGAACAAGTGGCTACACTGTCGATGATAATGCGAGAGCGATAATTGCCGTTGTTGCAAAAATATCATTAGATGCTACTGAATACGACCTTCTACAATTAAGAAAATATTTAGACTTTATTGCTTTTTGTCAGCAAAGTAATGGTAGCTTCTTGAACTACGTAGATGATAAAAGGATTTTTACAAAACAAAATTTCGAATGTAACCTAGAGGATTCTAATGGTCGCGCCTTGTGGGCTTTAGGATCCATTGTTGATGGTAATGAGAAAATAGATTCACGTTTAAAAATTGTTGCAAAAAAAATTTTAGAGAAAACATTTAATTATATTTCTACAATTCATTCATCGCGTGCGATGTCATTTGCAATTAAGGGCATGTACCTCTACAATAAAAGTCAGAAAAACCAAGAGGTTTCAAAACTTATTATAATCCTTGCAGATAGATTAGTACAGATGTACCGCCATGAAGCAGAACAAGAATGGAATTGGTTTGAAAGCTATTTAACCTATGCTAATAGTGTATTACCTGAAGCACTTTTGTATGCATTTTTGGATAGTAGCGACTTTAAGTATAAAGAAATTGCCCGAGAATCTTTTAAATTTCTACTTTCAAAAACATTTAATGAAGTTGGAGAAATTAAAGTGATTTCTAACAATGGTTGGCACCATAAGGGGGCTGAAGTACAGAATTTTGGTGAACAGCCAATTGACGTTGCGTATACCGTCTTAGCTTTGGAAGCATTTTATGAAGTATATCAGGACCAAAAATATCTAGTTAAGATGAAAAATTCATTCGACTGGTTTCTAGGAAAAAACCATCTTAATAGAACCATATACAATCCTTGCACTGGAGGTTGTTTTGATGGCCTCGAAGAAAAGAATGTGAATTTAAATCAAGGCGCTGAGTCTACCATTAGCTATCTCTTGGCGAGACTAAGCATCGAAAGAATGTTTCCCTCATCAGTAAACTCTTCCCTGCTAGCTACTGAAATAACAATTACATAA